In one Gossypium hirsutum isolate 1008001.06 chromosome D09, Gossypium_hirsutum_v2.1, whole genome shotgun sequence genomic region, the following are encoded:
- the LOC107892714 gene encoding uncharacterized protein: MRNDINFSVRDQVFLTVSSWKKVMRFCWKGQLSPRFIRPYRILKRIGLVAYQLELPSKLDRIHDVFHVSMLRRYQSDSSHVVSIEEIEVMPDFEEEPIQILEREVKVLIKRWIPLVKVLWRNHGTKEAT; this comes from the coding sequence ATGAGAAATGATATAAATTTCAGTGTCAGGGATCAGGTATTCCTTACGGTATCTTCATGGAAAAAGGTTATGAGATTTTGTTGGAAGGGCCAGTTGAGCCCAAGGTTTATTAGGCCTTATAGGATCCTTAAGAGGATTGGACTAGTGGCTTATCAATTAGAGTTGCCTTCGAAGCTGGACCGtattcatgacgtgttccatgtcTCTATGCTGAGGCGGTACCAATCTGACTCATCTCATGTGGTTTcgattgaggagattgaggtgaTGCCagattttgaggaggagccaATTCAGATCTTGGAGCGTGAGGTTAAGGTTTTGATCAAAAGGTGGATTCCATTAGTAAAGGTCTTATGGCGAAATCATGGCACTAAGGAGGCTACTTGA